From Myxocyprinus asiaticus isolate MX2 ecotype Aquarium Trade chromosome 10, UBuf_Myxa_2, whole genome shotgun sequence, the proteins below share one genomic window:
- the si:dkey-91i10.2 gene encoding uncharacterized protein si:dkey-91i10.2 isoform X1 gives MPDVKALPCEYSPAGSPAGCSMDLSMDLSVLNSPLSAFPHHGTPPFTAQDITPGHCPPGYNNNNGLLSNLGLYCSTSSMHPLKQPDTQSGYRTMRFPQGCVNASSTRLYRSLENLHWAAVSDPSAYPYRSVDSEFILHCASSSHWYGGSPQGSQNYGVMPSPESMAFYSRRGVVRKDIPLFPQWLLPAVEDLGMNGNGRKGLRDKLRLQSTRATEPLKPLRPQPVLGNAPTPMYPCDQEVAVRLGLPSSLVQKSGPQELCARRITSPEEIKQEALRRLQLRRQRSTPNLALNSRQESSSISKAHTSEPICFNSAQSTPERKRPPMGRLHIPTFEEFKRMRQREKSQNLSPSKSLSSGEMESNNMYNEVNGEQRVHTEEMPSVERTDTKVSLNNSTAEDSNFPCEHSKADMSEPGSTAEALCGPIRTGPVARYPLHPQAAIGKEETKGPAGPGATDAVALLLPFHRESGDGPSSCCPAILLDGTDLSSYGAKIYKMRDGFLGSALDLIKKSCSAEIAAETPVRLSRDRNDITDITTPQPSHQSAHVAMTTSACGEEACNEPTEQGGKAATECQVSGACCRRSSSDAAYEPAESVRAQRECRLRPHYSDPMPADAAKRKQLEMKIAAAARLHIHRRERDSLPSTTRGRSEPRGEERSRGLGVTRTAHHRWSTVSSLSADSGVVGLSDEREEEEEPRRACHSTGAEVERVDSGIGPGLAQGWRRPLPSLRTWEVQQPCPDCGHKEGARGEGMCERCSKLRTERKEAILEFLNTESSYGEDLRIIKEEFYCPMQNAGLLTAEQLAVVFSNVQELIDVNDKFTEHLQDSIDQAFDQGDEDLQTVCIGEIFLEFVNMLPAFQTYCLQQSTSVNMLNTLEKEKELLRIFLDVSQNDNMALRRMNLRSFLMAPLQRVTKYPLLLSRISKATNECHLDYSRLKEAKSRVESHLEHINMKTKQEGTTTWSLRSFRRDSRKNREVINIEMRELSMKTVGWTRESTRFIMEGPLQLAQPTDGQWLKKGSKSLKFQNVQSLLMVRTLRSAEVVTSADVALRGEQLESSEMLQDSVLVLIKDKSSGKFTVLREPIHLANCVVSTDTDCDDTFEVLDIQREAFVFRASDKPRTQQWFRQVKRYACDLGSWRKRRNALPNIMINTTQSRS, from the exons ATGCCGGATGTGAAAGCTCTACCATGTGAGTACTCCCCAGCAGGCTCTCCTGCAGGCTGCAGCATGGACTTGTCCATGGACCTGTCCGTCCTCAACTCCCCACTGTCTGCTTTCCCCCATCACGGCACGCCCCCCTTCACTGCCCAGGACATCACGCCGGGCCACTGTCCTCCAggttacaacaacaacaatggcCTGCTCAGCAACCTTGGACTCTACTGCTCTACCAGCAGTATGCATCCCCTTAAACAGCCTGACACTCAGTCTGGCTACAGAACAATGCGTTTTCCACAGGGCTGTGTGAACGCAAGCAGCACCCGGCTTTACCGCAGCCTGGAAAACCTGCACTGGGCCGCAGTGTCTGACCCCAGCGCCTATCCTTATAGGAGTGTGGACAGTGAGTTTATTCTTCACTGCGCTTCAAGTAGTCATTGGTATGGTGGATCTCCTCAGGGGTCACAGAACTATGGCGTAATGCCATCCCCTGAAAGTATGGCGTTCTACAGCCGGCGAGGAGTAGTTCGAAAGGATATACCTCTTTTCCCTCAGTGGCTCTTACCTGCAGTTGAGGACTTGGGAATGAATGGAAATGGGCGAAAGGGCCTTAGAGACAAACTTCGGCTCCAGAGCACACGTGCGACAGAGCCTCTCAAGCCCTTGAGACCTCAACCTGTGCTTGGTAATGCACCAACTCCAATGTATCCATGCGATCAGGAAGTAGCAGTTCGCTTGGGACTGCCATCATCCTTAGTACAAAAAAGTGGACCGCAAGAGCTTTGTGCTCGTCGCATCACTAGTCCAGAGGAGATCAAACAAGAGGCTCTGCGTCGATTGCAGCTTCGGAGGCAGAGAAGCACCCCTAACCTGGCACTGAACTCTAGACAGGAGTCTAGCAGTATCAGTAAAGCTCACACCTCCGAGCCCATCTGCTTTAACTCTGCCCAGTCAACCCCTGAGAGGAAAAGACCTCCCATGGGCCGCCTACACATACCTACATTTGAGGAGTTTAAGAGAATGAGACAGAGGGAGAAAAGTCAGAATTTGAGTCCCTCAAAATCTCTATCTAGTGGGGAAATGGAGAGTAATAACATGTATAACGAGGTTAATGGAGAGCAGAGAGTGCATACAGAGGAAATGCCAAGTGTGGAAAGGACTGATACCAAAGTCAGCCTAAATAACAGCACAGCTGAGGATTCAAACTTTCCTTGTGAACACAGCAAAGCAGATATGTCTGAGCCCGGTTCCACTGCAGAAGCCCTTTGTGGACCCATCCGCACAGGCCCTGTGGCCCGCTATCCATTACACCCTCAAGCTGCTATAGGAAAAGAGGAGACAAAGGGCCCAGCAGGCCCAGGGGCCACAGATGCAGTTGCTCTTCTCTTACCGTTCCACAGGGAGAGTGGAGACGGACCTTCCAGCTGCTGCCCTGCAATCCTTCTTGATGGCACAGACCTGTCCAGCTATGGAGCCAAAATCTACAAAATGAGGGATGGCTTCCTGGGCTCTGCCCTGGACCTCATTAAAAAAAG CTGCAGTGCAGAGATTGCAGCCGAGACTCCCGTCCGACTGTCGCGTGATCGGAATGACATCACTGACATCACCACTCCCCAGCCTAGCCATCAATCTGCAcacgttgccatgacaacgtcgGCCTGCGGAGAGGAGGCTTGCAACGAGCCCACAGAACAAGGGGGGAAAGCGGCAACAGAATGC CAGGTTTCTGGAGCATGCTGCAGACGCTCCAGCTCAGACGCTGCCTATGAGCCGGCCGAGTCAGTGAGGGCCCAGCGTGAGTGCCGTCTGAGGCCCCACTACAGCGACCCCATGCCCGCGGATGCCGCCAAGCGTAAGCAGCTGGAGATGAAGATTGCGGCAGCGGCACGTTTGCACATTCACCGCAGAGAGAGGGACAGTT TGCCAAGCACAACTAGGGGCCGCTCAGAGccaagaggagaggagagaagcaGGGGCCTGGGTGTGACCCGGACAGCACATCACCGCTGGAGTACAGTCAGCAGCTTGAGTGCAGACAGTGGTGTGGTAGGGTTGAGCGATGAGCGCGAAGAAGAGGAAGAGCCCCGGCGTGCCTGTCACAGCACTGGAGCTGAGGTAGAACGTGTAGATAGTGGCATTGGTCCCGGTTTGGCTCAGGGCTGGAGGAGACCCTTACCATCTCTCAGAACCTGGGAGGTTCAGCAGCCCTGCCCAGACTGTGGCCACAAAGAGGGGGCTCGTGGGGAAGGCATGTGCGAACGCTGCTCCAAGCTCCGCACTGAGCGCAAGGAGGCCATCCTGGAGTTTCTCAACACAGAGTCGAGTTATGGAGAGGACCTGCGCATTATCAAGGAAGAATTCTATTGCCCCATGCAGAATGCAGGGCTCCTTACAGCCGAGCAGCTGGCTGTGGTCTTCAGCAACGTTCAAGAGCTCATTGATGTGAATGACAAGTTCACCGAGCACCTGCAGGACAGTATTGATCAGGCTTTTGATCAG GGTGATGAAGACCTGCAGACTGTGTGCATTGGAGAAATCTTCTTGGAGTTTGTCAACATGCTTCCAGCCTTTCAAACCTACTGCCTTCAGCAGTCCACGTCTGTTAACATGCTTAACACTCTTGAGAAAGAAAAGGAGCTTCTTAG AATATTTCTTGACGTGTCCCAGAATGACAACATGGCACTCAGACGCATGAATCTACGGTCCTTCCTCATGGCGCCACTTCAACGCGTGACCAAGTACCCACTGCTGCTGAGTCGTATCAGCAAAGCCACTAATGAGTGTCACCTGGACTACTCACGTTTAAAGGAAGCCAAGAGTCGCGTGGAATCCCATTTAGAGCACATCAACATGAAGACCAAACAGGAAGGCACCACCACGTGGTCCTTGCGCTCTTTCCGGCGTGACAGCCGCAAGAACCGCGAGGTGATTAACATTGAGATGCGAGAGCTGTCGATGAAAACTGTGGGCTGGACTCGGGAGAGCACACGCTTCATCATGGAGGGACCTCTACAGCTAGCCCAGCCTACTGATGGCCAGTGGCTTAAGAAGGGGAGCAAATCCCTCAAATTCCAAAATGTTCAGAGCTTACTCATGGTACGCACACTGCGTTCCGCAGAGGTGGTGACTTCAGCTGATGTGGCTCTCAGAGGAGAACAGTTGGAGAGCTCAGAGATGCTGCAGGACAGTGTACTGGTGCTCATCAAAGACAAGAGCAGTGGGAAATTCACTGTGTTGCGCGAGCCGATCCATTTGGCTAACTGTGTGGTATCCACCGACACCGACTGTGATGATACTTTCGAGGTGCTGGACATCCAACGCGAGGCCTTCGTTTTCCGTGCCTCGGACAAACCCCGCACTCAGCAGTGGTTTCGCCAGGTCAAGAGATATGCTTGTGATCTGGGATCTTGGAGAAAAAGACGCAACGCGCTCCCTAATATCATGATTAACACAACCCAGAGCCGGTCTTGA
- the LOC127447399 gene encoding translin-like isoform X3: MSVTEMFSYIQGFLSADQDIREDIRKVVQVLEQTTREILTVLQSVHQPTGFKEIPSKCLKARELFCTVRTYTGELKTKFPVEQYYRYHEHWRFVLQRLAFLAAFVVYLESESLVTREEVANILAIEVDREKGFHLDVEDYLAGVLLMASELGFQRYGRYSTSYGSPCPPTSPRHAPNPPWSLAD; encoded by the exons ATGTCTGTAACGGAGATGTTTAGCTACATTCAAGGCTTTTTAAGTGCTGACCAAGATATTCGAGAg GACATAAGAAAAGTAGTCCAGGTCCTGGAGCAGACAACGAGAGAGATCCTAACTGTTCTTCAAAGTGTCCATCAGCCTACTGGATTCAAAGAGA TTCCCAGCAAGTGTCTGAAGGCCAGAGAACTGTTCTGCACTGTTAGAACTTACACTGGAGAGCTGAAAACAAAGTTCCCTGTGGAACAGTACTATCG GTATCACGAGCATTGGAGATTTGTTCTTCAGCGGCTTGCCTTTCTTGCAGCTTTTGTGGTATACTTGGAAAGCGAGTCCTTGGTTACACGCGAGGAAGTGGCAAACATACTTGCCA TTGAAGTTGACCGAGAAAAAGGGTTTCATTTGGATGTTGAAGACTATCTAGCAGGAGTTCTCCTTATGGCCAGTGAGCTG ggattccaacgatacggacgttattccaccagctacggttctccatgtcctccaacttctcccagacacgctccaaatccaccttggtcactagcagattag
- the LOC127447399 gene encoding translin-like isoform X1 produces MSVTEMFSYIQGFLSADQDIREDIRKVVQVLEQTTREILTVLQSVHQPTGFKEIPSKCLKARELFCTVRTYTGELKTKFPVEQYYRYHEHWRFVLQRLAFLAAFVVYLESESLVTREEVANILAIEVDREKGFHLDVEDYLAGVLLMASELSRLAVNSVTAGDYGRPLRISNFINELDSGFRLLNLKNDPLRKRYDGLKYDVKKIEEVVYDLSIRGLAKEQETGGDK; encoded by the exons ATGTCTGTAACGGAGATGTTTAGCTACATTCAAGGCTTTTTAAGTGCTGACCAAGATATTCGAGAg GACATAAGAAAAGTAGTCCAGGTCCTGGAGCAGACAACGAGAGAGATCCTAACTGTTCTTCAAAGTGTCCATCAGCCTACTGGATTCAAAGAGA TTCCCAGCAAGTGTCTGAAGGCCAGAGAACTGTTCTGCACTGTTAGAACTTACACTGGAGAGCTGAAAACAAAGTTCCCTGTGGAACAGTACTATCG GTATCACGAGCATTGGAGATTTGTTCTTCAGCGGCTTGCCTTTCTTGCAGCTTTTGTGGTATACTTGGAAAGCGAGTCCTTGGTTACACGCGAGGAAGTGGCAAACATACTTGCCA TTGAAGTTGACCGAGAAAAAGGGTTTCATTTGGATGTTGAAGACTATCTAGCAGGAGTTCTCCTTATGGCCAGTGAGCTG tCCAGGTTGGCAGTGAACAGTGTGACAGCAGGGGACTATGGACGGCCGCTTCGTATCTCAAACTTCATCAATGAACTGGACTCTGGCTTTCGCCTGCTTAATTTAAAGAATGACCCTCTCCGCAAGCGCTACGATGGCCTCAAGTATGATGTGAAAAAGATCGAGGAGGTGGTGTATGACCTTTCCATCCGAGGCCTTGCCAAGGAGCAGGAGACTGGAGGAGATAAGTAG
- the si:dkey-91i10.2 gene encoding uncharacterized protein si:dkey-91i10.2 isoform X2 has translation MPDVKALPCEYSPAGSPAGCSMDLSMDLSVLNSPLSAFPHHGTPPFTAQDITPGHCPPGYNNNNGLLSNLGLYCSTSSMHPLKQPDTQSGYRTMRFPQGCVNASSTRLYRSLENLHWAAVSDPSAYPYRSVDSEFILHCASSSHWYGGSPQGSQNYGVMPSPESMAFYSRRGVVRKDIPLFPQWLLPAVEDLGMNGNGRKGLRDKLRLQSTRATEPLKPLRPQPVLGNAPTPMYPCDQEVAVRLGLPSSLVQKSGPQELCARRITSPEEIKQEALRRLQLRRQRSTPNLALNSRQESSSISKAHTSEPICFNSAQSTPERKRPPMGRLHIPTFEEFKRMRQREKSQNLSPSKSLSSGEMESNNMYNEVNGEQRVHTEEMPSVERTDTKVSLNNSTAEDSNFPCEHSKADMSEPGSTAEALCGPIRTGPVARYPLHPQAAIGKEETKGPAGPGATDAVALLLPFHRESGDGPSSCCPAILLDGTDLSSYGAKIYKMRDGFLGSALDLIKKSCSAEIAAETPVRLSRDRNDITDITTPQPSHQSAHVAMTTSACGEEACNEPTEQGGKAATECVSGACCRRSSSDAAYEPAESVRAQRECRLRPHYSDPMPADAAKRKQLEMKIAAAARLHIHRRERDSLPSTTRGRSEPRGEERSRGLGVTRTAHHRWSTVSSLSADSGVVGLSDEREEEEEPRRACHSTGAEVERVDSGIGPGLAQGWRRPLPSLRTWEVQQPCPDCGHKEGARGEGMCERCSKLRTERKEAILEFLNTESSYGEDLRIIKEEFYCPMQNAGLLTAEQLAVVFSNVQELIDVNDKFTEHLQDSIDQAFDQGDEDLQTVCIGEIFLEFVNMLPAFQTYCLQQSTSVNMLNTLEKEKELLRIFLDVSQNDNMALRRMNLRSFLMAPLQRVTKYPLLLSRISKATNECHLDYSRLKEAKSRVESHLEHINMKTKQEGTTTWSLRSFRRDSRKNREVINIEMRELSMKTVGWTRESTRFIMEGPLQLAQPTDGQWLKKGSKSLKFQNVQSLLMVRTLRSAEVVTSADVALRGEQLESSEMLQDSVLVLIKDKSSGKFTVLREPIHLANCVVSTDTDCDDTFEVLDIQREAFVFRASDKPRTQQWFRQVKRYACDLGSWRKRRNALPNIMINTTQSRS, from the exons ATGCCGGATGTGAAAGCTCTACCATGTGAGTACTCCCCAGCAGGCTCTCCTGCAGGCTGCAGCATGGACTTGTCCATGGACCTGTCCGTCCTCAACTCCCCACTGTCTGCTTTCCCCCATCACGGCACGCCCCCCTTCACTGCCCAGGACATCACGCCGGGCCACTGTCCTCCAggttacaacaacaacaatggcCTGCTCAGCAACCTTGGACTCTACTGCTCTACCAGCAGTATGCATCCCCTTAAACAGCCTGACACTCAGTCTGGCTACAGAACAATGCGTTTTCCACAGGGCTGTGTGAACGCAAGCAGCACCCGGCTTTACCGCAGCCTGGAAAACCTGCACTGGGCCGCAGTGTCTGACCCCAGCGCCTATCCTTATAGGAGTGTGGACAGTGAGTTTATTCTTCACTGCGCTTCAAGTAGTCATTGGTATGGTGGATCTCCTCAGGGGTCACAGAACTATGGCGTAATGCCATCCCCTGAAAGTATGGCGTTCTACAGCCGGCGAGGAGTAGTTCGAAAGGATATACCTCTTTTCCCTCAGTGGCTCTTACCTGCAGTTGAGGACTTGGGAATGAATGGAAATGGGCGAAAGGGCCTTAGAGACAAACTTCGGCTCCAGAGCACACGTGCGACAGAGCCTCTCAAGCCCTTGAGACCTCAACCTGTGCTTGGTAATGCACCAACTCCAATGTATCCATGCGATCAGGAAGTAGCAGTTCGCTTGGGACTGCCATCATCCTTAGTACAAAAAAGTGGACCGCAAGAGCTTTGTGCTCGTCGCATCACTAGTCCAGAGGAGATCAAACAAGAGGCTCTGCGTCGATTGCAGCTTCGGAGGCAGAGAAGCACCCCTAACCTGGCACTGAACTCTAGACAGGAGTCTAGCAGTATCAGTAAAGCTCACACCTCCGAGCCCATCTGCTTTAACTCTGCCCAGTCAACCCCTGAGAGGAAAAGACCTCCCATGGGCCGCCTACACATACCTACATTTGAGGAGTTTAAGAGAATGAGACAGAGGGAGAAAAGTCAGAATTTGAGTCCCTCAAAATCTCTATCTAGTGGGGAAATGGAGAGTAATAACATGTATAACGAGGTTAATGGAGAGCAGAGAGTGCATACAGAGGAAATGCCAAGTGTGGAAAGGACTGATACCAAAGTCAGCCTAAATAACAGCACAGCTGAGGATTCAAACTTTCCTTGTGAACACAGCAAAGCAGATATGTCTGAGCCCGGTTCCACTGCAGAAGCCCTTTGTGGACCCATCCGCACAGGCCCTGTGGCCCGCTATCCATTACACCCTCAAGCTGCTATAGGAAAAGAGGAGACAAAGGGCCCAGCAGGCCCAGGGGCCACAGATGCAGTTGCTCTTCTCTTACCGTTCCACAGGGAGAGTGGAGACGGACCTTCCAGCTGCTGCCCTGCAATCCTTCTTGATGGCACAGACCTGTCCAGCTATGGAGCCAAAATCTACAAAATGAGGGATGGCTTCCTGGGCTCTGCCCTGGACCTCATTAAAAAAAG CTGCAGTGCAGAGATTGCAGCCGAGACTCCCGTCCGACTGTCGCGTGATCGGAATGACATCACTGACATCACCACTCCCCAGCCTAGCCATCAATCTGCAcacgttgccatgacaacgtcgGCCTGCGGAGAGGAGGCTTGCAACGAGCCCACAGAACAAGGGGGGAAAGCGGCAACAGAATGC GTTTCTGGAGCATGCTGCAGACGCTCCAGCTCAGACGCTGCCTATGAGCCGGCCGAGTCAGTGAGGGCCCAGCGTGAGTGCCGTCTGAGGCCCCACTACAGCGACCCCATGCCCGCGGATGCCGCCAAGCGTAAGCAGCTGGAGATGAAGATTGCGGCAGCGGCACGTTTGCACATTCACCGCAGAGAGAGGGACAGTT TGCCAAGCACAACTAGGGGCCGCTCAGAGccaagaggagaggagagaagcaGGGGCCTGGGTGTGACCCGGACAGCACATCACCGCTGGAGTACAGTCAGCAGCTTGAGTGCAGACAGTGGTGTGGTAGGGTTGAGCGATGAGCGCGAAGAAGAGGAAGAGCCCCGGCGTGCCTGTCACAGCACTGGAGCTGAGGTAGAACGTGTAGATAGTGGCATTGGTCCCGGTTTGGCTCAGGGCTGGAGGAGACCCTTACCATCTCTCAGAACCTGGGAGGTTCAGCAGCCCTGCCCAGACTGTGGCCACAAAGAGGGGGCTCGTGGGGAAGGCATGTGCGAACGCTGCTCCAAGCTCCGCACTGAGCGCAAGGAGGCCATCCTGGAGTTTCTCAACACAGAGTCGAGTTATGGAGAGGACCTGCGCATTATCAAGGAAGAATTCTATTGCCCCATGCAGAATGCAGGGCTCCTTACAGCCGAGCAGCTGGCTGTGGTCTTCAGCAACGTTCAAGAGCTCATTGATGTGAATGACAAGTTCACCGAGCACCTGCAGGACAGTATTGATCAGGCTTTTGATCAG GGTGATGAAGACCTGCAGACTGTGTGCATTGGAGAAATCTTCTTGGAGTTTGTCAACATGCTTCCAGCCTTTCAAACCTACTGCCTTCAGCAGTCCACGTCTGTTAACATGCTTAACACTCTTGAGAAAGAAAAGGAGCTTCTTAG AATATTTCTTGACGTGTCCCAGAATGACAACATGGCACTCAGACGCATGAATCTACGGTCCTTCCTCATGGCGCCACTTCAACGCGTGACCAAGTACCCACTGCTGCTGAGTCGTATCAGCAAAGCCACTAATGAGTGTCACCTGGACTACTCACGTTTAAAGGAAGCCAAGAGTCGCGTGGAATCCCATTTAGAGCACATCAACATGAAGACCAAACAGGAAGGCACCACCACGTGGTCCTTGCGCTCTTTCCGGCGTGACAGCCGCAAGAACCGCGAGGTGATTAACATTGAGATGCGAGAGCTGTCGATGAAAACTGTGGGCTGGACTCGGGAGAGCACACGCTTCATCATGGAGGGACCTCTACAGCTAGCCCAGCCTACTGATGGCCAGTGGCTTAAGAAGGGGAGCAAATCCCTCAAATTCCAAAATGTTCAGAGCTTACTCATGGTACGCACACTGCGTTCCGCAGAGGTGGTGACTTCAGCTGATGTGGCTCTCAGAGGAGAACAGTTGGAGAGCTCAGAGATGCTGCAGGACAGTGTACTGGTGCTCATCAAAGACAAGAGCAGTGGGAAATTCACTGTGTTGCGCGAGCCGATCCATTTGGCTAACTGTGTGGTATCCACCGACACCGACTGTGATGATACTTTCGAGGTGCTGGACATCCAACGCGAGGCCTTCGTTTTCCGTGCCTCGGACAAACCCCGCACTCAGCAGTGGTTTCGCCAGGTCAAGAGATATGCTTGTGATCTGGGATCTTGGAGAAAAAGACGCAACGCGCTCCCTAATATCATGATTAACACAACCCAGAGCCGGTCTTGA
- the LOC127447399 gene encoding translin-like isoform X2, translating to MSTLMTGIVTVRDLDIRKVVQVLEQTTREILTVLQSVHQPTGFKEIPSKCLKARELFCTVRTYTGELKTKFPVEQYYRYHEHWRFVLQRLAFLAAFVVYLESESLVTREEVANILAIEVDREKGFHLDVEDYLAGVLLMASELSRLAVNSVTAGDYGRPLRISNFINELDSGFRLLNLKNDPLRKRYDGLKYDVKKIEEVVYDLSIRGLAKEQETGGDK from the exons ATGTCCACGCTGATGACTGGAATCGTAACTGTACGAGATTTG GACATAAGAAAAGTAGTCCAGGTCCTGGAGCAGACAACGAGAGAGATCCTAACTGTTCTTCAAAGTGTCCATCAGCCTACTGGATTCAAAGAGA TTCCCAGCAAGTGTCTGAAGGCCAGAGAACTGTTCTGCACTGTTAGAACTTACACTGGAGAGCTGAAAACAAAGTTCCCTGTGGAACAGTACTATCG GTATCACGAGCATTGGAGATTTGTTCTTCAGCGGCTTGCCTTTCTTGCAGCTTTTGTGGTATACTTGGAAAGCGAGTCCTTGGTTACACGCGAGGAAGTGGCAAACATACTTGCCA TTGAAGTTGACCGAGAAAAAGGGTTTCATTTGGATGTTGAAGACTATCTAGCAGGAGTTCTCCTTATGGCCAGTGAGCTG tCCAGGTTGGCAGTGAACAGTGTGACAGCAGGGGACTATGGACGGCCGCTTCGTATCTCAAACTTCATCAATGAACTGGACTCTGGCTTTCGCCTGCTTAATTTAAAGAATGACCCTCTCCGCAAGCGCTACGATGGCCTCAAGTATGATGTGAAAAAGATCGAGGAGGTGGTGTATGACCTTTCCATCCGAGGCCTTGCCAAGGAGCAGGAGACTGGAGGAGATAAGTAG